Proteins from a genomic interval of Xanthomonas sp. AM6:
- a CDS encoding ATPase domain-containing protein, which produces MSSKVILRALATGVPGLDQVLGGGLPEFSFNLIAGPPGCGKTTLAHQMMFALASPERPALYFTVLGEPPLKMLRYQQQFDFFDAAAINATIHFVNLSEETLAGDLDRVLARIVAEVETHRPALVFVDSFRSVALASTADGNLHNNLQRFIQQLGMLMTSWQATTFLIGEYFVESDPNPVFTVADGLIWLRQSVQRNSMVRKMEIMKMRGKPSLPGLHTFRIDRSGVRVFAPMPALAPNAPARLTGTRLPMGVPELDTMLGGGLPQGYSLLVAGPSGSGKSLLATAFLAEGARQGDTGVLVAFEQQPQRVRAPTLAALIASGQVGVVDSRAPDLSIDEILLALVSEIERLGATRVVIDSLSAFELALAPTFREDFRESLSRMVVALAATGATVLMTSELEDRYTDLRFSPYGTAFMTDAIIVQRYIEVESRLRRVMAVVKVRASAHSDALREFHIDDSGIRIGAALPDQEGLLGGRPTRKHGARGALDTG; this is translated from the coding sequence ATGAGCAGTAAAGTCATCCTCCGCGCCCTGGCGACCGGCGTGCCCGGACTCGACCAGGTGCTGGGCGGAGGGTTGCCGGAATTCTCGTTCAACCTGATCGCCGGGCCGCCCGGCTGCGGCAAGACCACGCTGGCGCACCAGATGATGTTCGCGCTGGCCTCGCCCGAACGCCCGGCGCTGTACTTCACCGTGCTCGGCGAGCCGCCGCTGAAGATGCTGCGCTACCAACAGCAGTTCGACTTCTTCGATGCCGCCGCGATCAACGCCACGATCCACTTCGTCAACCTCTCCGAGGAAACCCTGGCCGGCGACCTGGACCGGGTGCTGGCGCGCATCGTCGCCGAGGTGGAGACGCATCGCCCGGCGCTGGTGTTCGTCGATTCGTTCCGCTCGGTGGCGCTGGCCAGCACCGCCGACGGCAACCTGCACAACAACCTGCAGCGCTTCATCCAGCAGCTGGGCATGCTGATGACCAGCTGGCAGGCGACCACGTTCCTGATCGGCGAATACTTCGTGGAATCCGATCCCAACCCGGTGTTCACCGTGGCCGACGGGCTGATCTGGTTGCGCCAGAGCGTGCAGCGCAACTCGATGGTGCGCAAGATGGAGATCATGAAGATGCGCGGCAAGCCGTCGCTGCCGGGACTGCACACGTTCCGCATCGACCGCTCCGGGGTGCGCGTGTTCGCGCCGATGCCGGCGCTGGCGCCGAACGCACCGGCGCGGCTGACCGGCACGCGCCTGCCGATGGGCGTGCCGGAACTGGACACGATGCTCGGCGGCGGCCTGCCGCAAGGCTATTCGCTGCTGGTCGCCGGTCCGTCCGGTTCCGGCAAGAGCCTGCTCGCCACCGCGTTCCTGGCCGAGGGCGCACGCCAGGGCGACACCGGCGTGCTGGTCGCCTTCGAGCAGCAGCCGCAGCGCGTGCGCGCTCCCACGCTGGCGGCGCTGATCGCCAGCGGCCAGGTCGGCGTCGTCGACAGCCGCGCGCCGGACCTGTCGATCGACGAGATCCTGCTGGCGCTGGTCTCGGAGATCGAGCGGCTCGGCGCCACCCGCGTGGTGATCGATTCGCTGTCGGCGTTCGAGCTGGCGCTGGCGCCGACCTTCCGCGAGGACTTCCGCGAATCGCTGTCGCGGATGGTGGTGGCGTTGGCCGCGACCGGGGCCACCGTGCTGATGACCTCCGAACTGGAAGACCGCTACACCGACCTGCGCTTCAGCCCCTACGGCACCGCCTTCATGACCGATGCGATCATCGTGCAGCGCTACATCGAGGTCGAAAGCCGGCTGCGCCGGGTCATGGCGGTGGTCAAGGTCCGCGCCAGCGCGCACTCGGACGCCTTGCGGGAATTCCACATCGACGACAGCGGCATCCGCATCGGCGCGGCGCTGCCGGACCAGGAAGGCCTGCTCGGCGGCCGGCCGACGCGCAAGCACGGCGCGCGCGGCGCGCTCGACACGGGTTGA
- a CDS encoding SDR family oxidoreductase produces the protein MPIPNYPYPPFKPQQQSFPGLTDKMDPKPDHGEDSYVGHGLLQGKRTLITGGDSGIGAAVAIAYAREGADVAIAYLPSEQDDAERIGKLVEAAGVRVLLHPCDISDRAQAQALVQTVVERFGGLDVLVNNAAYQRYFHSFEEITLDEWERTFATNVHAPFHLVQLAVPHMPEGGSIINTASVNSKKPTPNILPYSTTKGAVANLTIGLAGLLADKKIRVNAVLPGPIWTPFIPAGMDEESVKDFGSQTPFGRPGQPVELASTYVLLASDTSSYTSGTLITIAGGAVTL, from the coding sequence ATGCCGATTCCGAACTATCCGTATCCGCCGTTCAAGCCGCAGCAGCAGTCGTTCCCGGGCCTGACCGACAAGATGGACCCGAAACCGGACCATGGCGAGGACAGCTACGTCGGCCACGGCCTGCTGCAGGGCAAGCGCACGCTGATCACCGGCGGCGACAGCGGCATCGGTGCCGCGGTGGCGATTGCCTACGCGCGCGAAGGCGCCGACGTGGCCATCGCCTACCTGCCCAGCGAGCAGGACGACGCCGAGCGCATCGGCAAGCTGGTCGAGGCCGCCGGCGTGCGCGTGCTGCTGCACCCTTGCGACATCAGCGACCGCGCGCAGGCGCAGGCGCTGGTCCAGACCGTGGTCGAACGTTTCGGCGGGCTCGACGTGCTGGTCAACAACGCCGCCTACCAGCGCTACTTCCACAGCTTCGAGGAGATCACCCTCGACGAGTGGGAGAGGACCTTCGCCACCAACGTGCACGCGCCGTTCCACCTGGTGCAGCTGGCGGTGCCGCACATGCCCGAGGGCGGTTCGATCATCAACACCGCCTCGGTCAACTCGAAGAAGCCGACCCCGAACATCCTGCCCTACTCCACCACCAAGGGCGCGGTCGCCAACCTGACCATCGGCCTGGCCGGGTTGCTCGCCGACAAGAAGATCCGGGTCAACGCGGTGCTGCCGGGCCCGATCTGGACCCCGTTCATTCCCGCCGGCATGGACGAGGAGTCGGTGAAGGACTTCGGTTCGCAGACCCCGTTCGGCCGCCCCGGGCAGCCGGTGGAACTGGCGTCGACCTATGTGCTGCTCGCCTCCGACACGTCCAGCTATACCTCCGGGACGCTGATCACCATTGCCGGTGGGGCGGTCACGCTGTAG
- a CDS encoding NAD(P)H-hydrate dehydratase has protein sequence MTRARAIAVTATLLRRWPLPSAAGVTGKEQRGRVLVIGGSSEIPGAALLAAEAALRAGAGKLQVATARPVATAMAIALPEARVVGLPVAADGELRLGGKALEDDAARADALLIGPGMRGRPALRRQIAQLLAAARCGVVLDAGALVDTRGMADPGRIVLTPHHGEMAALSGVPIERIAADPAAMALRHARHSGAVVVLKSATTVIAAPDGTHWVHRGGSVSLGTSGSGDVLAGIICGLLARGAGSAQAAVWGVHLHARAGALLARQLGPLGPLAREIAAHLPGLLATR, from the coding sequence ATGACCCGGGCGCGCGCGATCGCGGTGACGGCGACGCTGCTGCGGCGCTGGCCGTTGCCGAGCGCCGCCGGCGTCACCGGCAAGGAACAGCGCGGGCGCGTGCTGGTGATCGGCGGCAGCAGCGAGATCCCCGGCGCGGCGTTGCTGGCGGCGGAGGCGGCCCTGCGCGCCGGCGCCGGCAAGCTGCAGGTCGCCACCGCGCGTCCGGTGGCCACGGCGATGGCGATCGCCTTGCCCGAGGCGCGGGTGGTGGGGCTGCCGGTGGCCGCCGATGGCGAACTGCGCCTCGGCGGCAAGGCGTTGGAGGACGATGCCGCGCGCGCCGATGCGCTGCTGATCGGTCCCGGCATGCGCGGCCGGCCGGCGCTGCGCAGACAGATCGCGCAGCTGCTGGCGGCCGCCCGCTGCGGCGTGGTGCTGGATGCCGGTGCGCTGGTGGACACGCGCGGCATGGCCGATCCGGGGCGGATCGTGCTGACCCCGCACCATGGCGAGATGGCCGCGTTGAGCGGCGTGCCGATCGAACGCATCGCCGCCGATCCGGCGGCGATGGCGCTGCGCCACGCGCGCCACAGCGGCGCGGTGGTGGTGCTGAAGTCGGCGACCACGGTGATCGCCGCGCCCGACGGCACGCACTGGGTGCACCGCGGCGGCAGCGTGTCCCTGGGCACCTCCGGCTCCGGCGACGTGCTCGCCGGCATCATTTGCGGCCTGCTGGCGCGCGGCGCCGGCAGCGCGCAGGCGGCGGTCTGGGGCGTGCACCTGCACGCGCGCGCCGGCGCCCTGCTGGCCCGCCAGCTCGGCCCGCTCGGCCCCCTGGCCCGCGAGATCGCGGCCCACCTCCCAGGCCTGCTCGCCACCCGCTGA
- a CDS encoding ferredoxin reductase → MNAARRPASPRSATRALRAWVQPEVFDFWSTRIHPLWTWQRPRARLLQRERASSDAVTLVLKANRHWRGLRAGQHVQLGVEIDGRRLSRSYSPTPLPGGRLAITVKAIDGGRVSQYLADTARIGEVFELGQAFGDMVLPAAPHGRWLLLAAGSGITPMRALLRQLGDAGMPADVDLIYWARHRAQLCFVDELQALSAAHPRFRLQLAITGEGDAPAPRVDSMSLAHLAGLEQAQVLACGPGGFVQAARARLDGRVARFQAEAFSAPLLADAEHGTVAVTLARSGRVLQLPRGQSLLTALEAEGLRPKHGCRMGICNSCACGKQSGATRDLLTGAHATEPGSMLKLCINSASSDLILDL, encoded by the coding sequence ATGAACGCTGCCCGCCGTCCTGCCTCCCCCCGCTCCGCCACCCGCGCCCTGCGCGCCTGGGTGCAGCCGGAGGTGTTCGATTTCTGGTCCACGCGCATCCATCCGCTGTGGACCTGGCAGCGCCCGCGCGCGCGGCTGCTGCAGCGCGAGCGCGCCAGCAGCGATGCGGTGACCCTGGTCCTCAAGGCCAACCGCCACTGGCGCGGCCTGCGCGCCGGCCAGCATGTGCAGCTGGGCGTGGAGATCGACGGGCGCCGCCTGAGCCGCAGCTACAGCCCCACGCCGCTGCCGGGCGGGCGCCTGGCGATCACGGTCAAGGCGATCGACGGCGGCCGCGTCAGCCAGTACCTGGCCGACACGGCGCGGATCGGCGAGGTGTTCGAACTGGGCCAGGCGTTCGGCGACATGGTGCTGCCGGCCGCGCCGCACGGGCGCTGGCTGCTGCTTGCCGCCGGCAGCGGCATCACCCCGATGCGCGCGCTGCTGCGGCAGCTGGGCGACGCCGGCATGCCCGCCGACGTGGACCTGATCTACTGGGCGCGGCATCGCGCGCAGCTGTGCTTCGTCGACGAACTGCAGGCGCTGTCCGCCGCACACCCGCGGTTCCGCCTGCAGCTGGCGATCACCGGCGAAGGCGATGCGCCGGCGCCGCGCGTGGACAGCATGTCGCTGGCGCACCTGGCCGGGCTGGAGCAGGCGCAGGTGCTGGCCTGCGGCCCGGGCGGATTCGTGCAGGCCGCGCGTGCGCGGCTGGACGGCCGCGTCGCCCGCTTCCAGGCCGAGGCGTTCAGCGCGCCGCTGCTGGCCGATGCCGAACACGGCACGGTCGCGGTGACCCTGGCGCGCAGCGGCCGCGTGCTGCAGCTGCCGCGCGGGCAATCGCTGCTCACCGCGCTGGAAGCCGAAGGCCTGCGCCCGAAGCACGGCTGCCGCATGGGCATCTGCAACAGCTGCGCCTGCGGCAAGCAGTCCGGGGCCACCCGCGACCTGCTCACCGGCGCGCACGCCACCGAACCGGGGTCGATGCTGAAGCTGTGCATCAACAGCGCCAGCAGCGACCTGATCCTGGACCTCTGA
- a CDS encoding acyl-CoA desaturase, translated as MAAPRNRALTPAELQAFGDELDALRVRTVATLGEADARYIRRIVAAVRYTGLAGRALLFLGAFVHSVLWPAWIAGVALLTLSKILENMELGHNVMHGQYDWMGDAHLNGNTYEWDIVATGDNWRKTHNFKHHTYTNVRGMDDDIGYGLLRIFPEQRWRPFYLAQPFIAVVFALLFEWGVAIQDLRLGRWFAGKMKRGELRRTFLPVGRKMGRQILKDYVVFPALAGPFFLPVLLGNLAANVLRSIWTFVIIFCGHFTADAETFPKESIKNESRGHWYLRQLRGSSNLAGGKLLNVLSGNLSHQIEHHFYPDIPANRYAALAVEVKAICARYGQHYNTGSLPRQFGQVMWRIVRHAFPSRPRPVRQTRPAEAVQQTG; from the coding sequence ATGGCTGCTCCCCGCAACCGCGCACTGACCCCGGCCGAACTGCAGGCCTTCGGCGACGAACTGGACGCGCTGCGCGTGCGCACCGTCGCCACCCTGGGCGAAGCCGACGCGCGCTACATCCGCCGCATCGTCGCCGCGGTGCGCTACACCGGCCTGGCCGGGCGCGCGCTGCTGTTCCTGGGCGCGTTCGTGCACAGCGTGCTGTGGCCGGCGTGGATCGCCGGCGTGGCGCTGCTGACCCTGTCCAAGATCCTGGAGAACATGGAGCTGGGCCACAACGTGATGCATGGCCAGTACGACTGGATGGGCGATGCGCACTTGAACGGCAACACCTACGAGTGGGACATCGTCGCCACCGGCGACAACTGGCGCAAGACGCACAACTTCAAGCACCACACCTACACCAACGTGCGCGGCATGGACGACGACATCGGCTACGGCCTGCTGCGGATCTTCCCCGAGCAGCGCTGGCGCCCGTTCTACCTGGCGCAGCCGTTCATCGCGGTGGTGTTCGCGCTGCTGTTCGAATGGGGCGTGGCGATCCAGGACCTGCGCCTGGGCCGCTGGTTCGCCGGCAAGATGAAGCGCGGCGAGCTGCGCCGCACCTTCCTGCCGGTCGGGCGCAAGATGGGCCGGCAGATCCTGAAGGACTACGTGGTGTTCCCGGCGCTGGCCGGCCCGTTCTTCCTGCCGGTGCTGCTGGGCAACCTCGCCGCCAACGTGCTGCGCAGCATCTGGACCTTCGTGATCATCTTCTGCGGCCACTTCACCGCCGATGCGGAGACATTCCCGAAGGAGTCGATCAAGAACGAGTCGCGCGGCCACTGGTACCTGCGCCAGCTGCGCGGTTCCTCCAACCTGGCCGGCGGCAAGCTGCTGAACGTGCTGTCGGGCAACCTGAGCCACCAGATCGAGCACCATTTCTACCCGGACATCCCGGCCAACCGCTACGCGGCGCTGGCGGTGGAGGTCAAGGCGATCTGCGCGCGCTACGGCCAGCACTACAACACCGGCTCGCTGCCGCGCCAGTTCGGCCAGGTGATGTGGCGGATCGTGCGCCACGCCTTCCCGAGCCGGCCGCGGCCGGTGCGCCAGACGCGGCCGGCCGAGGCGGTGCAGCAGACGGGTTGA
- a CDS encoding NAD(P)-dependent oxidoreductase gives MPLYPLFADLAGRRVLVVGGGEVAMRKIEALLHAGAQVQVYAHALNATVAQWLAQGRLQRVDGAFDPQWLDGAWLVIAATDDTAFNRDLAAQAGQRRKLVNVVDDAELSTFQVPAIIDRDPLLVAISSSGAAPMLARRLRERWETELDHSYAQLAQLFARHREAIRARLPQLAQRRRWFEQVLEGPVQVLLQSGQTQAAEQAFHDALQRSGEDVPRRGSVWLVGTGNGDPGALTLKALRALNQADLLLCDPAVSAAVLGLARRDATRQPLPADDAAHLALLIEQVQAGQRVVSLKPGDAFRRAPHAQLAAQLAAAGIACDVVAGVAAD, from the coding sequence ATGCCGCTGTATCCCTTGTTCGCCGACCTGGCCGGGCGCCGCGTGCTGGTGGTCGGCGGCGGCGAGGTGGCGATGCGCAAGATCGAGGCGCTGCTGCACGCCGGCGCGCAGGTGCAGGTGTACGCGCACGCGCTCAACGCCACGGTGGCGCAATGGCTGGCGCAGGGCCGGCTGCAGCGGGTCGACGGCGCGTTCGACCCGCAGTGGCTGGACGGCGCCTGGCTGGTGATCGCCGCCACCGACGACACCGCCTTCAACCGCGATCTCGCCGCGCAGGCCGGGCAGCGCCGCAAGCTGGTCAACGTGGTCGACGATGCCGAGCTGTCCACGTTCCAGGTGCCGGCGATCATCGACCGCGATCCGTTGCTGGTGGCGATCTCCTCCAGCGGCGCGGCGCCGATGCTGGCGCGGCGCCTGCGCGAGCGCTGGGAGACCGAACTGGACCATTCCTACGCGCAGCTGGCGCAGCTGTTCGCGCGCCACCGCGAGGCGATCCGCGCGCGCCTGCCGCAGCTGGCGCAGCGCCGGCGCTGGTTCGAACAGGTGCTGGAAGGCCCGGTGCAGGTGTTGCTGCAAAGCGGGCAGACCCAGGCCGCCGAGCAGGCCTTCCACGATGCCCTGCAACGCAGCGGGGAGGACGTGCCGCGGCGCGGCAGCGTGTGGCTGGTCGGCACCGGCAACGGCGATCCCGGCGCGCTGACGCTGAAGGCGCTGCGCGCGTTGAACCAGGCCGACCTGCTGCTGTGCGACCCCGCGGTGAGCGCGGCGGTGCTGGGCCTGGCGCGCCGCGATGCGACACGGCAACCGCTGCCGGCCGACGATGCCGCGCATCTGGCCTTGCTGATCGAACAGGTGCAGGCCGGGCAGCGCGTGGTCAGCCTGAAGCCGGGCGATGCGTTCCGGCGGGCGCCGCACGCGCAGTTGGCCGCGCAGCTGGCCGCGGCCGGGATCGCCTGCGACGTGGTCGCGGGCGTGGCGGCGGACTGA
- a CDS encoding low affinity iron permease family protein, producing MKPANLFNVVAKKASYAAGTPWTFCIAVGIVVLWGATGPVFGFNDTWQLVINTGTTIITFLMVFLIQHTQNADTAAMQIKLDELIRVTAKANDELLDLEELDEKRLEEIRKQYETLAHKAGEALRSRNANRGAAGKEGRSTRGDGD from the coding sequence ATGAAGCCTGCCAACCTGTTCAATGTGGTCGCCAAGAAGGCGTCGTACGCGGCCGGCACGCCATGGACGTTCTGCATCGCGGTCGGCATCGTGGTGCTGTGGGGCGCCACCGGCCCGGTGTTCGGCTTCAACGACACCTGGCAGCTGGTGATCAACACCGGCACCACCATCATCACCTTCCTGATGGTGTTCCTGATCCAGCACACCCAGAACGCCGACACCGCGGCGATGCAGATCAAGCTGGACGAACTGATCCGGGTCACTGCGAAAGCCAACGACGAGCTGCTCGATCTCGAAGAACTGGACGAGAAGCGGCTGGAGGAGATCCGCAAGCAGTACGAGACGCTGGCGCACAAGGCGGGCGAAGCGCTGCGCTCGCGCAACGCGAATCGCGGCGCGGCTGGCAAGGAAGGGAGGTCCACGCGCGGCGACGGCGACTGA
- the fabR gene encoding HTH-type transcriptional repressor FabR: MTSTPLPLPEDALPARKSAISREDLLAAALKLIGPHRSVSTLSLREVTREAGIAPNSFYRQFRDMDELAVALIDLAGSSLRTIIGQARQRAAGSNRSVILSSVETFMEQLRADDKLLHVLLREGTVGSDAFKRAVDRELNYFEEELRVDLIRLAAIDNAPLHEPALVSKAITRLVFAMGATAMDLPPEKDPELVRQISAMLRMIILGSRTIAASA, from the coding sequence ATGACCTCCACTCCCCTGCCCCTGCCCGAGGACGCGCTGCCCGCGCGCAAGAGCGCGATCTCGCGCGAAGACCTGCTGGCGGCGGCATTGAAGCTGATCGGGCCGCACCGCAGCGTGTCCACGCTGAGCCTGCGCGAAGTGACCCGCGAGGCCGGCATCGCCCCCAACAGCTTCTACCGCCAGTTCCGCGACATGGACGAACTGGCGGTGGCGCTGATCGACCTGGCCGGCAGTTCGCTGCGCACCATCATCGGCCAGGCGCGGCAGCGCGCGGCCGGCAGCAACCGCAGCGTGATCCTCAGCTCGGTGGAAACCTTCATGGAGCAGCTGCGCGCCGACGACAAGCTGCTGCACGTGCTGCTGCGCGAGGGCACGGTCGGCTCGGACGCGTTCAAGCGCGCGGTGGATCGCGAACTGAACTACTTCGAGGAAGAACTGCGGGTGGACCTGATCCGCCTGGCAGCGATCGACAACGCGCCGCTGCACGAGCCGGCGCTGGTGTCCAAGGCGATCACCCGGCTGGTGTTCGCGATGGGCGCCACCGCGATGGACCTGCCGCCGGAGAAGGACCCGGAACTGGTGCGGCAGATCAGCGCGATGCTGCGCATGATCATCCTCGGCTCGCGCACGATCGCCGCGTCGGCCTGA
- a CDS encoding diguanylate cyclase: MQPPSEQPAVDVARLELSHLRRQSLVARLELDRLQADLNALKEQVPRGVASDLQAANEQLVLSTLRAQAQVATYELALADATRHAKRDALTGLPNRELLFERLNLAITAAHAQRSRIAVLFLDLNEFKQVNDLLGHATGDMFLRVAAERISDIVDAHATVARYGGDEFVVVLTGLSANAYAAATATALIGAFERPAVAGEDALRLGVSIGISLYPDDADNAEALLSHADDAMYCAKRLSTTCFEFYDPRRVGELHAHRNALTAKAQALNAGATETAPGGDQHAQLRQANEHLVLAALSAQELQASAERAYQRQSEFLAFVAHELRNPLTPIRLAGSMLATLPPDDLLRMQRIIEHEVVHMTRLVGDLLDLSRVRTGKLRLVMRPMDLCEAVEEAVAACRPAIGARMQSLAVQLPGHALQMQGDRVRLSQVVRNLLDNASKYTPEHGRVALDLQQRAGQALLVVSDTGIGISAQALPLVFEPFVQDAHAVGFNSAGMGIGLTVVREIVNAHGGTVLAGSDGLNRGSAFSVSLPL, from the coding sequence ATGCAGCCGCCTTCCGAGCAGCCCGCCGTCGACGTGGCCCGCCTCGAACTGTCGCACCTGCGCCGCCAGTCGCTGGTCGCGCGGCTAGAGCTGGACCGGCTGCAGGCGGACCTGAACGCACTGAAGGAGCAGGTTCCGCGCGGCGTCGCCAGCGACCTGCAGGCGGCCAACGAGCAACTGGTGTTGTCCACGCTGCGCGCCCAGGCGCAGGTGGCGACCTACGAACTGGCGCTGGCGGACGCCACGCGCCATGCCAAGCGCGACGCGCTGACCGGGCTGCCCAACCGCGAACTGCTGTTCGAGCGGCTCAATCTGGCCATCACCGCGGCGCATGCGCAGCGCAGCCGCATTGCCGTGCTGTTCCTGGATCTGAACGAATTCAAGCAGGTCAACGACCTGCTCGGGCACGCCACCGGCGACATGTTCCTGCGCGTGGCCGCCGAGCGCATCAGCGACATCGTCGATGCGCATGCCACCGTGGCGCGCTACGGCGGCGACGAGTTCGTGGTGGTGCTGACCGGGCTCAGCGCCAATGCCTATGCCGCGGCGACGGCGACCGCGCTGATCGGGGCCTTCGAACGGCCCGCGGTCGCCGGCGAGGACGCGCTGCGGCTGGGCGTGAGCATCGGCATCAGCCTGTATCCGGACGATGCCGACAATGCCGAGGCCCTGCTGTCCCATGCCGACGATGCGATGTATTGCGCCAAGCGCCTGTCGACCACGTGCTTCGAGTTCTACGACCCGCGCCGCGTCGGCGAACTGCACGCGCACCGCAACGCGTTGACCGCCAAGGCGCAGGCGCTGAATGCGGGGGCGACGGAGACCGCGCCCGGTGGCGACCAGCATGCGCAGCTGCGCCAGGCCAACGAGCACCTGGTGCTGGCCGCGTTGAGCGCGCAGGAGCTGCAGGCGAGCGCCGAGCGGGCCTACCAGCGGCAGAGCGAATTCCTGGCCTTCGTGGCGCACGAACTGCGCAATCCGCTGACCCCGATCCGCCTGGCCGGGTCGATGCTCGCCACCCTGCCGCCGGACGACCTGCTGCGCATGCAACGGATCATCGAACACGAGGTCGTGCACATGACCCGCCTGGTCGGCGACCTGCTGGACCTGTCGCGGGTGCGCACCGGCAAGCTGCGCCTGGTCATGCGGCCGATGGACCTGTGCGAGGCGGTGGAGGAAGCGGTCGCCGCCTGCCGCCCGGCGATCGGCGCACGCATGCAGTCGCTGGCGGTGCAGCTGCCCGGCCACGCGCTGCAGATGCAGGGCGATCGCGTGCGGCTGTCGCAGGTGGTGCGCAATCTGCTCGACAACGCATCCAAATACACGCCCGAGCACGGCCGCGTGGCGTTGGACCTGCAGCAGCGCGCGGGCCAGGCGCTGCTGGTCGTCTCCGACACCGGCATCGGCATCTCCGCACAGGCCCTGCCGCTGGTGTTCGAGCCGTTCGTGCAGGACGCGCACGCGGTCGGCTTCAACAGCGCCGGCATGGGGATCGGACTGACCGTGGTGCGCGAGATCGTGAACGCGCACGGCGGCACGGTGCTGGCCGGCAGCGACGGCCTGAATCGCGGCAGCGCGTTCAGCGTATCGCTGCCGCTGTAA
- the poxB gene encoding ubiquinone-dependent pyruvate dehydrogenase, protein MARLLAETLHSAGVERIWGVTGDSLNGLTDALRQMDSIEWMHVRHEEVAAFAAGAEAALSGKLAVCAGSCGPGNLHLINGLFDCHRSHQPVLAIAAHIPSSEIGLGYFQETHPQELFRECSHYVELVTNPAQMPEVLHRAMRTAILKQGVAVVVIPGDVALLELPKATPTAWPALAPPRILPADADLARLAELLQASKATTLLCGSGCAGAHDEVVALADLLGAPVVHALRGKEYVEWDNPFDVGMTGLIGFSSGYQAMLNCDTLLMLGTDFPYRQFYPKDAAIVQVDRDPSALGRRTPLQLGIAADVRETIAALLPKLQRREERGFLDKSLAHYRKAREGLDELAVAAAPGEPLHPQFVTSMIDLLAEEDAIFSCDVGTPTVWAARYLRMNGKRRLLGSFNHGSMANAMPQALGAQAQFPRRQVISLSGDGGFSMLMGDFISLAQLGLPVKVVVYNNGSLGFVAMEMKSAGYLDTGTDLSNPDFAAMSNAMGILGLRVDESAQLEPALREAFAHPGPVLVDVRVATQELVIPPAIKLEQAKGMGLYLLRAVMSGRGDEVIELVKTNLR, encoded by the coding sequence GTGGCCCGCCTGCTCGCCGAGACGCTGCATAGCGCGGGGGTGGAACGCATCTGGGGCGTCACCGGCGACAGCCTCAACGGGCTCACCGATGCGTTGCGGCAGATGGACAGCATCGAGTGGATGCACGTGCGCCACGAAGAGGTGGCCGCGTTCGCCGCCGGCGCCGAGGCGGCGCTGAGCGGCAAGCTCGCGGTCTGCGCCGGCAGCTGCGGCCCGGGCAACCTGCACCTGATCAATGGCCTGTTCGACTGCCACCGCAGCCACCAGCCGGTGCTGGCGATCGCCGCGCATATCCCGTCCTCGGAGATCGGCCTGGGCTACTTCCAGGAGACCCATCCGCAGGAACTGTTCCGCGAATGCAGCCACTACGTCGAACTGGTCACCAACCCGGCGCAGATGCCGGAGGTGCTGCATCGGGCGATGCGCACCGCCATCCTGAAACAAGGCGTGGCGGTGGTGGTGATTCCCGGCGACGTGGCGCTGCTGGAGCTGCCCAAGGCCACGCCGACCGCGTGGCCGGCGTTGGCGCCGCCGCGGATCCTGCCGGCCGATGCCGACCTGGCGCGTCTGGCCGAATTGCTGCAGGCGAGCAAGGCCACCACGCTGCTGTGCGGCAGCGGCTGCGCCGGCGCGCATGACGAAGTGGTGGCGCTGGCCGACCTGCTCGGCGCGCCGGTCGTGCACGCGCTGCGCGGCAAGGAATACGTGGAGTGGGACAACCCGTTCGACGTCGGCATGACCGGCCTGATCGGTTTCAGTTCCGGCTACCAGGCCATGCTCAACTGCGACACGCTGCTGATGCTCGGCACCGATTTCCCGTATCGCCAGTTCTACCCGAAGGATGCGGCGATCGTCCAGGTCGACCGCGACCCGTCCGCGCTGGGCCGGCGCACGCCGCTGCAGCTGGGCATCGCCGCCGACGTGCGCGAGACCATCGCCGCGCTGCTGCCGAAGCTGCAGCGGCGCGAGGAGCGCGGCTTCCTGGACAAGTCGCTGGCGCACTACCGCAAGGCGCGCGAGGGCCTGGACGAACTGGCCGTGGCGGCCGCGCCCGGCGAACCGCTGCACCCGCAGTTCGTGACCAGCATGATCGACCTGCTGGCCGAGGAGGACGCGATCTTCAGCTGCGACGTCGGCACGCCGACGGTGTGGGCGGCGCGCTACCTGCGCATGAACGGCAAGCGCCGCCTGCTCGGCTCGTTCAACCACGGCTCGATGGCCAACGCGATGCCGCAGGCGCTGGGCGCGCAGGCGCAGTTCCCGCGCCGGCAGGTGATCTCGCTGTCCGGCGACGGCGGCTTCAGCATGCTGATGGGTGACTTCATTTCCCTGGCGCAGCTCGGCCTGCCGGTGAAGGTGGTGGTCTACAACAACGGCTCGCTCGGCTTCGTGGCGATGGAAATGAAGTCGGCCGGGTACCTGGACACCGGCACCGACCTGAGCAACCCGGACTTCGCCGCGATGAGCAACGCGATGGGCATCCTCGGCCTGCGCGTGGACGAATCGGCACAGCTGGAACCGGCGCTGCGCGAGGCATTCGCGCATCCGGGGCCGGTGCTGGTCGACGTGCGCGTGGCCACCCAGGAACTGGTGATCCCGCCGGCGATCAAGCTGGAGCAGGCCAAGGGCATGGGCCTGTACCTGTTGCGCGCGGTGATGAGCGGACGCGGCGACGAGGTGATCGAACTGGTCAAGACCAACCTGCGCTGA